The uncultured Pseudodesulfovibrio sp. genome includes a region encoding these proteins:
- a CDS encoding HD domain-containing phosphohydrolase translates to MAEQLTKTAEVPKSIGGAGQGVKIGVVLAFVLVISVGIVLLALRAVRDNEVSVLENQQKRFELLTQGRTEVIASWLENLSHQGDRLIKSDLFRLYASEVDTYAGDLSNLFGRLHKEQSVEGQEDATLAEQLPMMENMLREFSTYAGFLNARILSRKGEAYIATDGYLPPMNQEQIALAMAAIKQNGPQYSTLRKTAQGLEMDVFVPVYPPDALGGTDETDGQKAVGVLMMTRQISGKITELLSNSPLAAKGEKTRLMQKSGAGYREIAPWTADGFLDVGFAVKVDEDGHIPFALRPSIEEADTQVYSLGVRIPGPEWWLVQEIDYDQAMKPILDYNRTVYIVAGLGILTALLIAGLAWWILAGVQSQRIAEQFRALATQIEEQKMFIDSINANIDEFIVLKDAFGKFTYVNDAFAAAAGRPKEELIGMDTAAVFGFDTAKRLESIDEVVVRESRKETISEPIFLRSRRHQFQVSKSPYCAKDGTCQGIVEVYRDVTEFVAAQEKNKRLIKNAMEALGSTIEAADPYLGGHTKLLAGLSVEVAKAMHLSEMDIAEIETAANLSQIGKMFVPNEILTKPGKLTPEEMDVMEGHVEHAYRILKDIDIAEGVLKAIYQMNERLDGTGYPKKLSDGDIIVLARILAVLNSFCAMIRPRSYRGAKEPDQALEILSSESHRFDAAVVAALADVIKTPAGERLLADKD, encoded by the coding sequence ATGGCTGAACAACTTACAAAGACCGCAGAGGTCCCCAAGTCCATCGGAGGGGCCGGGCAGGGCGTCAAGATTGGCGTGGTCCTGGCCTTTGTGCTGGTCATCTCGGTGGGAATCGTCCTGCTGGCCTTGAGGGCCGTGCGGGACAATGAGGTCTCGGTCCTCGAGAACCAGCAGAAGCGATTTGAACTGCTCACCCAGGGGCGCACCGAGGTCATCGCCTCCTGGCTCGAAAATCTTTCGCATCAGGGAGACCGGCTGATAAAGTCCGACCTCTTCCGGCTCTATGCCTCGGAGGTGGACACTTACGCCGGAGACCTGTCCAATCTCTTCGGTCGGCTGCACAAGGAGCAGTCCGTGGAAGGACAGGAGGACGCCACCCTGGCTGAACAGCTTCCCATGATGGAGAACATGCTCCGCGAGTTCTCCACCTATGCCGGCTTTCTCAACGCGCGCATCCTGAGCCGCAAGGGCGAGGCCTATATCGCCACCGACGGCTATCTGCCGCCCATGAACCAGGAGCAGATAGCCCTGGCCATGGCCGCCATCAAGCAGAACGGCCCCCAGTACTCCACCCTGCGCAAGACTGCCCAGGGGCTGGAGATGGATGTCTTCGTGCCGGTTTATCCGCCCGACGCATTGGGCGGAACGGACGAGACCGACGGCCAGAAGGCCGTGGGCGTGCTCATGATGACCCGCCAGATTTCCGGCAAGATCACCGAACTGCTTTCCAACTCGCCTCTGGCCGCCAAGGGCGAGAAGACCCGGCTCATGCAGAAGAGCGGGGCGGGCTACAGGGAGATCGCACCCTGGACCGCCGATGGTTTTCTGGACGTAGGCTTTGCGGTCAAGGTTGACGAGGACGGCCATATTCCCTTCGCCTTGCGGCCGAGCATCGAGGAAGCCGACACCCAGGTCTATTCCCTGGGCGTGCGCATTCCCGGGCCGGAGTGGTGGCTGGTTCAGGAGATCGACTACGATCAGGCCATGAAGCCGATCCTCGATTACAACCGGACCGTCTACATTGTGGCCGGGCTGGGGATTCTGACCGCGCTGCTCATCGCCGGGCTGGCCTGGTGGATTCTGGCCGGTGTGCAGAGCCAGCGCATCGCAGAGCAGTTCCGCGCTCTGGCTACCCAGATCGAAGAGCAGAAGATGTTCATTGATTCCATCAACGCCAACATCGACGAGTTCATCGTGCTCAAGGACGCGTTCGGCAAGTTCACCTATGTCAACGACGCCTTTGCGGCGGCGGCCGGGCGGCCCAAGGAAGAACTCATCGGCATGGACACTGCCGCGGTATTCGGTTTCGACACGGCCAAGCGGCTGGAATCCATCGACGAGGTGGTTGTCCGCGAGAGCCGCAAGGAAACCATCAGCGAACCCATCTTCCTGCGTTCGCGTCGTCATCAGTTCCAGGTCTCCAAGTCACCGTATTGCGCCAAGGACGGCACCTGTCAGGGTATCGTCGAGGTCTACCGCGACGTGACCGAGTTTGTTGCCGCGCAGGAGAAGAACAAGCGGCTGATCAAGAACGCCATGGAGGCGCTCGGCTCGACCATCGAGGCCGCTGATCCCTACCTCGGCGGGCATACCAAGCTGCTGGCCGGGCTGTCCGTGGAAGTGGCCAAGGCCATGCACCTCTCCGAGATGGATATCGCCGAGATCGAGACGGCCGCCAACCTGTCCCAGATTGGCAAGATGTTCGTGCCGAACGAGATCCTGACCAAGCCGGGCAAGCTCACTCCCGAGGAGATGGACGTCATGGAAGGGCATGTGGAACACGCCTACCGTATCCTCAAGGATATCGACATAGCGGAAGGCGTGCTCAAGGCCATCTATCAGATGAACGAGCGTCTGGACGGTACAGGCTATCCCAAGAAGTTGAGCGATGGCGATATCATCGTCCTGGCCCGCATCCTGGCCGTGCTCAATTCGTTCTGCGCCATGATCCGGCCCCGGTCCTACCGGGGTGCCAAGGAGCCTGATCAGGCTCTGGAGATCCTGTCCAGCGAGAGCCATCGTTTCGACGCCGCCGTGGTCGCGGCCCTGGCCGATGTCATCAAGACCCCGGCCGGAGAAAGGCTGCTTGCCGACAAGGATTAA
- a CDS encoding TolC family outer membrane protein, protein MKKHVLAILILALSISVPAFADNGTMTLKDSVVAAVKQHPQIKALLNNKDAVAKAKLSALGRFFPSLDLTGEYGKQQYSSATTRNNGTDERWRTPTDFRATLTQPLFDGFDRWHDFKREGYRLTSAEGRLVDNVETVGLDAVRAHVDVVRLRKLVALAEDNIAAHQNLLDSISERVQGGAGNRADEMQAKGRVARAETTLVTYTGELRTAEAQYIRTVGTAPASLSDPQYLPNYIPGNADQILELSLDNNPKIAVYKAEINVAEQTKGQLESTMYPTIDAYLSTRHTDNLDGVDTYVQDNKAMLRAQWNIFNGTSDYYDIQTAAARIREAQDNLQDTTDDIIRQVAATWADYQSSLNQIEKYQEALQYSLESLDMYLMQFNVGQRSLLDLLDATNEVFSNRVQLETATMNRDFTVYKFLALEGQLMKTLEIAPSTYENASMETAAK, encoded by the coding sequence ATGAAAAAACATGTTCTCGCAATCCTCATCCTTGCGCTGTCGATTTCGGTGCCGGCTTTTGCCGACAACGGAACGATGACGCTCAAGGACAGCGTGGTCGCTGCGGTCAAACAACATCCGCAGATCAAGGCTCTTTTGAACAACAAGGACGCCGTGGCCAAAGCCAAACTTTCCGCGTTGGGACGCTTCTTCCCCTCGCTTGACCTGACCGGCGAGTATGGCAAGCAGCAGTACAGCAGCGCCACGACCCGCAACAACGGCACCGACGAGCGTTGGCGTACCCCGACCGACTTCCGGGCCACCCTGACCCAGCCCCTTTTTGACGGCTTCGATCGCTGGCACGATTTCAAGCGTGAAGGCTACCGCCTGACCTCGGCCGAAGGCCGTCTGGTGGACAACGTCGAGACCGTGGGGCTGGACGCCGTCCGCGCTCATGTTGACGTGGTCCGCCTGCGCAAGCTGGTCGCCCTGGCCGAAGACAACATCGCCGCTCACCAGAATCTGCTCGACTCCATTTCCGAACGTGTCCAGGGCGGAGCGGGTAACCGCGCCGACGAGATGCAGGCCAAAGGCCGCGTAGCCCGCGCCGAGACCACCCTGGTCACCTACACCGGTGAACTGCGCACCGCTGAAGCACAGTACATCCGGACCGTGGGTACCGCCCCCGCCTCCCTGTCCGATCCGCAGTACCTGCCGAACTACATCCCCGGCAACGCGGACCAGATTCTGGAGCTTTCCCTGGACAACAACCCCAAGATCGCCGTGTACAAGGCCGAGATCAACGTGGCCGAACAGACCAAGGGCCAGCTCGAATCGACCATGTACCCGACCATCGACGCCTATCTGTCCACCCGCCACACCGACAACCTTGATGGCGTGGACACTTACGTTCAGGACAACAAGGCCATGCTGCGCGCCCAGTGGAACATTTTCAACGGCACCAGCGACTACTACGACATCCAGACCGCTGCCGCCCGCATCCGTGAGGCGCAGGACAACCTTCAGGACACTACCGACGACATCATCCGTCAGGTGGCCGCGACCTGGGCCGATTACCAGTCCAGCCTGAACCAGATTGAGAAGTACCAGGAAGCCCTGCAGTACAGCCTCGAATCCCTGGACATGTACCTGATGCAGTTCAACGTGGGCCAGCGCTCCCTGCTCGACCTTCTGGACGCCACCAACGAGGTGTTCTCCAACCGCGTGCAGCTCGAGACCGCTACCATGAACCGCGACTTCACCGTCTACAAGTTCCTGGCTCTCGAAGGCCAGCTCATGAAGACCCTGGAGATCGCGCCCAGCACTTACGAGAACGCGTCCATGGAGACCGCTGCAAAATAG
- a CDS encoding HlyD family type I secretion periplasmic adaptor subunit → MSKKFDRETLLFMSEVDQAMYGKGHRLAYLMSTAILLLMVIFILWANWAMLDERTRGFGRVIPSQRIQEIQNLEGGIMNELFVQEGQTVEKGDILCRLSNEQAASYYRDAQSKALEHQAAIARLTAEANGADEPDFPADLKEKAPQLVEDQLRIFKAQRDKLNIDIGLLEDQYQQRQQEVSEMVARRNQLRQSLDVAEKQRNIAKPLVEKHIHSELDYLRLEQTVVQLHGDMQALTLGIPRVQRAAKEAKGRIDQAKAEYRANALEEINARRQELNSILENLSSGGDRVTRTDVRSPVRGVVKHIMVNTIGGVIRPGESIMEVVPLDDTLLVEAEVKPSDIAFLHPGQKAKVKITAYDFSIYGGLDGTVENISADTIEDEKGESHYLVKVRTKENAITYRGQQLPIIPGMTASVDILTGRKSVLAYLLKPLLKAKQNALRER, encoded by the coding sequence ATGAGTAAGAAATTCGATAGAGAAACGCTGCTGTTCATGAGCGAGGTGGACCAGGCCATGTACGGCAAGGGCCACAGGCTCGCCTACCTCATGTCCACGGCCATCCTCCTGCTGATGGTCATCTTCATCCTGTGGGCCAACTGGGCCATGCTCGACGAGCGGACGCGCGGTTTCGGCCGGGTCATTCCCTCGCAGCGTATTCAGGAGATCCAGAACCTGGAGGGCGGCATCATGAACGAGCTGTTCGTCCAGGAAGGCCAGACCGTGGAAAAGGGCGACATACTCTGCCGTCTGTCCAACGAGCAGGCCGCCAGTTACTACCGCGACGCGCAGAGCAAGGCTCTGGAACACCAGGCGGCCATTGCCCGGCTGACGGCGGAAGCCAACGGCGCGGACGAGCCGGACTTTCCCGCTGACCTGAAGGAAAAGGCTCCCCAGCTGGTCGAGGACCAGTTGCGTATCTTCAAGGCGCAGCGCGACAAGCTGAACATCGACATCGGCCTGCTCGAGGACCAGTACCAGCAGCGTCAGCAGGAAGTCAGCGAGATGGTCGCACGGCGCAACCAGCTGCGGCAGAGCCTGGACGTGGCCGAAAAGCAGCGCAATATCGCCAAGCCCTTGGTGGAGAAGCACATTCACTCGGAACTGGACTACCTCCGTCTGGAGCAGACCGTGGTCCAACTGCACGGCGACATGCAGGCCCTGACTCTGGGCATTCCCCGCGTGCAGCGGGCGGCCAAGGAAGCCAAGGGACGCATCGACCAGGCCAAGGCCGAGTACCGCGCCAACGCCCTTGAAGAGATCAACGCCCGCAGGCAGGAACTCAACTCCATTCTGGAGAACCTGAGCTCCGGCGGCGACCGCGTGACCCGTACCGATGTGCGTTCGCCGGTTCGTGGCGTGGTCAAGCACATCATGGTCAACACCATCGGCGGCGTCATCCGGCCCGGCGAGTCCATCATGGAGGTCGTGCCTCTGGACGACACCCTGCTGGTGGAGGCCGAGGTAAAGCCTTCGGATATCGCCTTCCTGCACCCCGGCCAGAAGGCCAAGGTGAAGATCACGGCCTACGACTTCTCCATCTACGGCGGCCTGGACGGCACCGTGGAGAACATCTCGGCCGATACCATCGAGGACGAGAAGGGCGAAAGTCACTATCTGGTCAAGGTGCGCACCAAGGAGAATGCCATCACCTATCGGGGCCAGCAGCTGCCCATTATCCCGGGCATGACCGCCAGCGTGGACATCCTGACCGGCCGCAAATCGGTCCTGGCCTACCTGCTCAAGCCGTTGCTCAAGGCCAAGCAGAACGCGCTCAGGGAACGATGA
- a CDS encoding transglutaminase-like cysteine peptidase has product MRLVRGTYSALVAALCAACIAAALLLPRPALAAEAAAPKADKQQLFGTMEFKGKLQKLPKWTGVLAKMKAWKGYFKDAQTANHPSKKAWETLKMQVQGQSELDKLKAVTKFFNKWPYRLDMANWGVSDYWATPWEFLKKSGDCEDYSIAKFYALQELGFTDDQLRIVAVRDAIRGIGHAVLAVYTKDDIYILDNQTNMVLSHEKYKHYIPQYSVNEHYRWMHVAPKKRTTYEKAKQ; this is encoded by the coding sequence ATGAGGTTGGTGCGGGGGACATACTCGGCGCTTGTGGCCGCGCTCTGCGCGGCCTGCATCGCCGCAGCCCTGCTTCTCCCCCGGCCGGCCCTGGCCGCCGAGGCCGCCGCGCCTAAGGCGGACAAACAACAGCTCTTCGGGACCATGGAGTTCAAGGGCAAGCTGCAAAAGCTGCCCAAATGGACCGGCGTGCTCGCCAAAATGAAGGCCTGGAAGGGCTATTTCAAGGACGCTCAGACGGCCAACCATCCTTCCAAAAAGGCCTGGGAAACGCTCAAGATGCAGGTCCAGGGGCAGTCCGAGCTGGACAAGCTCAAGGCCGTAACCAAATTCTTCAACAAGTGGCCGTACCGTTTGGACATGGCCAATTGGGGCGTCAGCGACTACTGGGCGACGCCCTGGGAATTCCTCAAGAAATCCGGCGATTGTGAAGACTATTCCATCGCCAAGTTTTATGCCCTACAGGAACTCGGTTTCACCGACGATCAATTACGTATCGTGGCGGTCCGGGATGCCATCCGGGGCATCGGCCATGCCGTCCTGGCCGTCTACACGAAGGACGACATCTATATCCTCGACAACCAGACCAACATGGTGTTGTCCCATGAGAAATACAAGCATTACATCCCGCAGTACTCGGTCAACGAGCACTACCGCTGGATGCACGTGGCCCCGAAGAAACGGACCACATACGAAAAGGCGAAGCAATAA